ACAGAtataataatctttaaaaacatactagtatatctTTGCCACTTACTGTAGGTTGAAATATTATGATCTGTAATATAGTACTGCCCCTATTGAGAATgctttttgttttaagattgaaaattttgtttatttattatttatgtgTTTCTTTTTACTTTTGTACAGAACGAAAAGCATGCTTCAAACACTGTTTCTCTGTCAGTTCTGTGTTTGTGGTGTACTGACTGCACCCTCCTTGTCTAAAATGGAAGGGGTGATCACTCCTGACCAGTCCATACAGTCCCTGACCAACACAGGGGGCAACAGTCTGTACACTGACATAGGCAACGCCTCACCCTCGGCAAGGTCCACTGGCGACGCACTGCTAACTGAAAGCAAGGTGGGAGTAGCTGATGCAAAAGGCATCGGTGGTGAGGACTTTGCTGTGACCAATACTATCACGTCTTCAAAGGACTCTGGTGCCAAAACGTTTGACCAGACGAGCCCTGCGTTCAACGAGGTTCAACCTACAGCTAAAGTCATGAAATCCAAAAAGGCCAAAGGAAAGAAGCAGACCAAAGGCAAAAACAAGACCCAAAAGACCAAAACTGTTGCTTCTGATAACAGTCTAGTTGATAAGTTTACAACTACGCCAATGCCGCCGGTTTTCCAAACCATGGAGCCGTTTGCTGGAATGGGTGACTTTTTCACCACCACTCAGGCGTTTGGTTTCGACAATTTCTTCACTCCACAGTTTACAACTCCCCTACCTCTACAGCCTGAACAGAACAACCCCCCGACCACTACATTTACACGTAAGTTACTCTTTTCATCATTTTGTTTCaatagttttgtaaaaaaaaaagtaaaattttctgTAACATTGTTTTGCAAGTCAACGAGCaaatattggtatttttatctGCCCTCTATTTCAGCATGTTCCGCAAACATTCGAGCAAATCCTCTTAACAGAAACGAATATCACTACTTGTCGGGGGCATTCTCTGGATACTACATCAAATGTCCTGCCGGTCTACAATTCCGGGAAGATAGGTGTCGATGTGACTGGCCCATTATGGAGGCCGTGGAAAACTGCTCCTGCTGCAAATCAGGTGTAATGAAACATGAAACACACAGAAATATGTTCAAACGACTAATTAATGGCGTTTGGGTGGACGACTCGTGTGTATCACAATCCATGGTGTTTGACGACAAGGAATGCAAATGTGTATGGAACGCCAACAAGGCCGGGAAGGAGATCTTTCCAGTCGACAAACCCTCCAAAAGCTTTCTAAGATGTAAGTTTTCTAAACAgtattttctttggtttttgGAACGGAGGGGGGTTACCTAATTCATCTTCAACCTGAACTGAGTATAGTTTTTAATCAAGTTTTAGCtagatttgttttgaaacaataaaaaaaatattggagaAAAAAACGTTATTAGGAAATAGAAGGATATAAAGCATTGATGGTGATTAATGTCAAAGAATATTTCAGTGATATATGAGACGGTTGTCGTGCTCAGCCCAATGAACTATTTAGTAGTGGGGCAACAAATCAAAAAAATAGGCCAAACATCTTCTGACAAGTCCATCTCGTTACCTTACATATGACAATGTAAATCAAAAATCAACTttcaattttcatacatttgAGAGATAATTTGTTAGGCTTAGGAGTGAATTATGCAGTGTAGAATGAGTTATGGCATTGGCAAAGAACGTTTGCATTGATAAATTGACACTTAATACATTGGCAGTttactttgatatttatattgatGAAAAAGATGACATCTATTTCTGAACAAGAGACATGTAAAGAAACACCTTAGATTGCGTTTTACTTGCATTTCTAGATCTGTCAAGCCTGCAAACTAAAATCACAACTTAATTTTCATACAAACCAAGACACTCTAACACAATGTACTTTtcgattaaatattttattctactCAACTCATTTCATGCATTGCTCTTTTTGACCGACAGTAATTTGATTTCTTAATCTCACCCTCTTTGTAGATAATGAAAGATGTGTAACACTATTGAATATGACGCTGGATAAAGAACTTAAAGACGAAGATGGAAAGCATATAACAGCAAGAAAAATCCATAGCAGGAGATTTAAAGCGATCAAAGGAGCAGTCAACAAAGCCATGTTGTTTGTTTATACACCGTTCGAATTACAATCCTTTAAAGGAAACAGCCTAGAGAGAAACATCTTCATCAGTTTCAATTTTAAGCCAGTAATTCAGAATGTTAAAAAGGTCACCCTCTTTTCTAATGGTTGCGAGACCTCAGGTCCAACTCAGCATGTTAACCAGCCGTCAATAGAAATCAATTTCTTCCCACATAACGAGACCATGCAGTTCATCTTCAGAACAGAATCAAAATCGTTGGACATTTATAGAAAACCAATTCGAGTAAGTTTAGTTTTAGATATGTTTCTCTTAATGTATCCTTGTAAACCTAGAAAATGTACAACAGTTTTAGATAATATGGACAATAATAACCGCCTTATGTTTCCTCCTTGCAGGACCCCTATGATTGGTACAGAGTACAAATGTATCTCCAAGACAAAGTACTGACCATCATAGTTAACAACGAAGTCCTCTATCAATCTAACGGTTTGAATGGTAAGTCTTTacagatttttaaattaaattttcttataGAACATTTTCTTCCAACAGTTAATACTTACAGCGTTATGCTTGTTTTCTTagtaaaagattttattttgttctttctTTGAAGGTAAAATAACTACTACAAACTGCAACTTGATGGTTGGTGGTTCACCCTTCAGCAACGATCAAAAGTATATTGGATATATGGATGAGGTAAGATCAGAATActttttaatatcaatcaacTATCTGCAATTAACTTGTACTTTGCATTCAAACTTCATTGGAAATTGTATGTCGGTAGTTGTAGGTTAAACTTTAATAATACATTAACATTGCATGGTTTTGATTTGTTTCTATCTCTTTCTTTCAGTTGTTGATTGTAAAACAGTGTCCATATGCCAAATTGAACAACATCGGAACTCAAACTGGCTGAAGATGACGTAAACAAGTTGATTGATATCAAACCCCCATTTGATACCTAAATTTGCTGTGGTTTTTTCACACAACTTGAAACCTCTGGATTTTGTTGAGGTTTTTGATTTTGGCAGCACTGTCTCGATGGCCTACTTTTGGTGATAGACCGAATGAATCTTTTGTCAGAGGCATTGGATAGCCAAATACAACGCCCTGACTCTACTAGTCTGTCATTGCTATGGTGGtttgatgtttattttaaacatgCATTCCTATGACAAACGTGTTTGGTATGGAATTTGGGACTTTGAGAAATCCATTAGACTTGTGTAAATAGTTTGCTTTTTATGCGCTATGATTTCATTATTCTTATGAATGCTAGTATTCAATGTAATAATTTGTTTCTCTTTTGCATATATTTAAGTTGATTTTCGTGATTAGGTATGCGATACATTCTTCTGTTATGCAATATTTCAATTTCTACGTACGGCGAATCCCCAATAGAAACAATTGAAACCATCTGGTCTTTTGGCGTTAGCTATTTATCATAAATGCCAgtttagttggggttttttGGCAAAATCGCTGcgcaaaacaaaaattataatttgaataacagattttattaaaaagCCTTCTGTTACACAAAAATCCGATATGTTTCTTTTAATATCAGttattgatttttgtttgtggtatttgttaatttgtcataaattgacaatataaatgtttgcataattgttatttaaattaatgtcaTAGTATCATGATTAACGCGCGCACAGTGTAAAatagacttttttaaaaattgctttccGGTGCTTTTGTTTTTCTCTTTGTATTGCTATTACGTTTTTTCTTGCAACTTCTACCGaatgtgtattttaaaaaaatcaacctgTTAATATATGCATTCTAAACTTTACTCgttgtaaatttcaatttggATTTCAAACAATGTTCTGTACTTAACTTGCTGTTGACTAATCAGTTACACTGTTAACATTAACTACTTAGAAACCCACTAAGAACTAAGATGATGTCCAAATAAGGCTAGATCTTTAATTAAACGACCGGCCAGGTCTCTAGATCTAAGAATACCTATGTGTGGTATGTTTTATCTCCTTGACCCCTCACTGTTTTCCATAGCGTGTCTCGTTGACATATTTGTGGGATGATTTACCGACTCCCTGACAGGCCGCTCTGTGAAAGGCATCCCCATGGTCTATATTTGTCAACAATTTAGTGTTCTGACTTCAGTTTTATCTTAAGACGACACTACAAAAATTCATTGTATAAGCTTCGATATGAGTTGTTCTATGCTGtgtaatttgaacatttttttatgtacataaatattgtaaagtacgCTATGTcctgatttatttattttttaattatttgttattgGTATTTATTTTGTGCATTTGAATTGCATAAGTCTGTGATAcaatgtaaatgaaataaattgtacTAAATCAAACAAATTCTCCTCTTCCTTTACTGTCTCTTCTAATGGGATGTTATACATGTCTTACATTTTAATaagaatttttataaaaacataaaagacACCAAACTCGTTAATACAGTTTGATTCTCAGACAAACGCATAAGAAACTGTGATTtacttgttatttttatttcatggtTATCCTGAGTGAAGTTTTTATCAACTTCGGTCGTTAACAATGGCTGCctatttcattatttcttgATTTAAATATTCGAAACCTGACGCTGCAAgacataaagatatatattgtatcataaaccTTTATTCCTTTATAACTGACAACAAATGCCAAATAAGGTGATATTATTCAGTGATATTTCCAGCAAAACGTtaagaatttataaataatgcaaataacagagagagaaagagaaatgtGAATCCTTTTCCCAGGGAGTGTAATTTATTTCTTTCGCCGAGGAACCGTAGCACGTTTGTGATGTATACACTATGCATGTAAAAATGAGAGAGAAAATGCATCAGCttcaaaacaatttgaaacaCAAAAGAGTAAACACAGGAAgttaattatgtacatgtttatcatatttatcatAGAAACGAAACATAACGTCTTAGATAAAGACATCccaattatgtaaaaaaaaaacctgccggCAGAAATTCTACCTTTTCCCTCTTATTGTTCCTTTGACAGTTGAAAATAATAAAGCGATAATGTTAATTTTACGAATATTCGGATAAATATTAGTTCAACGGTAGTAGTTTTATTCAATAGTTACCAACCAATGTATCTATTATAAATCATTCTTATCAAGAAGTAATATTGTACTCGAAAGTAAATGTTGGTAGATTTCCTGGGGGTTTTTTGTGTGATATCCATTCATAaaagtcaaatatatttatcagcCTAATATGAAGTGAGCAGTCAAAGTATTTGAGAAATAGAAAAAACGATGTAAATTCTTCAAAACGAATGCAATACCAACATATATTGCATCTCATAAAATGTttgtacataaatatacatataaacgATCAATTCaactaataaaaatattaacaaaccACAGCTTAAGGTCAATACATTGCAACGTATGGTTCATAATCACATAGTTTAAATTATTGaggcattttttttatcacgtgACCTTTTCCTTTTTTCCGCTTTCTCTATGTGCTTTTTTCCATCACGTGACTGTTCCTTACGTCTTACTCCGCTTCCGTTTCCGGTATTGTGGTGACGTTGAGTTCGTTACAAGATAGTCCGTGAACACACCGTCAATCAGCCGTCGGCCATTTCTCTGAACCATCCAACAAGACACATAATCGTTTATGGCTAAGTT
This genomic window from Crassostrea angulata isolate pt1a10 chromosome 8, ASM2561291v2, whole genome shotgun sequence contains:
- the LOC128159603 gene encoding uncharacterized protein LOC128159603 is translated as MLQTLFLCQFCVCGVLTAPSLSKMEGVITPDQSIQSLTNTGGNSLYTDIGNASPSARSTGDALLTESKVGVADAKGIGGEDFAVTNTITSSKDSGAKTFDQTSPAFNEVQPTAKVMKSKKAKGKKQTKGKNKTQKTKTVASDNSLVDKFTTTPMPPVFQTMEPFAGMGDFFTTTQAFGFDNFFTPQFTTPLPLQPEQNNPPTTTFTPCSANIRANPLNRNEYHYLSGAFSGYYIKCPAGLQFREDRCRCDWPIMEAVENCSCCKSGVMKHETHRNMFKRLINGVWVDDSCVSQSMVFDDKECKCVWNANKAGKEIFPVDKPSKSFLRYNERCVTLLNMTLDKELKDEDGKHITARKIHSRRFKAIKGAVNKAMLFVYTPFELQSFKGNSLERNIFISFNFKPVIQNVKKVTLFSNGCETSGPTQHVNQPSIEINFFPHNETMQFIFRTESKSLDIYRKPIRDPYDWYRVQMYLQDKVLTIIVNNEVLYQSNGLNGKITTTNCNLMVGGSPFSNDQKYIGYMDELLIVKQCPYAKLNNIGTQTG